One Sodalinema gerasimenkoae IPPAS B-353 DNA segment encodes these proteins:
- a CDS encoding tetratricopeptide repeat protein — translation MFRQNQLVRVAVVGVIAASLSLGGRSALGSSEVQFTPPNYEQHPIPSDLDTAEDWEAVGRDAAAVGDYHNAVFAFNKAIDLALGNDPELFELRGWTQYLQQDYDAAIADLAAAVELYRQRERHEDYRNAQQMRDYVVTRQSQQQLSGNPFHLQR, via the coding sequence GATCGCCGCCTCCTTAAGCCTCGGTGGACGGTCGGCTCTGGGCAGTTCTGAGGTGCAGTTTACTCCCCCTAATTATGAGCAACACCCTATTCCCTCTGACCTCGATACGGCGGAGGATTGGGAGGCCGTCGGACGAGATGCGGCGGCGGTGGGAGACTATCATAATGCCGTGTTTGCCTTTAATAAGGCCATTGATTTAGCCCTTGGCAATGATCCCGAACTGTTTGAGTTGCGGGGTTGGACTCAGTATTTACAGCAAGATTATGATGCGGCGATCGCCGATTTGGCGGCAGCGGTAGAACTCTACCGGCAACGGGAACGCCATGAGGATTATCGCAATGCTCAGCAGATGCGCGACTATGTGGTCACTCGCCAGTCTCAACAGCAACTATCCGGGAATCCTTTTCATCTCCAGCGGTAA
- a CDS encoding sensor histidine kinase encodes MTKIEPEIDRILAVDDSPDNLFLVQAILEEEGYIIDLAEDGFAALEQIEANPPDLILLDVMMPNLDGYEVTRRLRTQSNLPYIPILLITAHEGSSVVKGLDVGADDFIRKPVEMEELQARVRSLLRLKHSIDERDRMAREREDFVSRLTHDLRTPLVAADRMLNLMQSQAFGEISESMDEAIATMIRSNHNLLDMVNLLLEVYRYEAGRKQLTFAPFNLCETLNEILDELSPIAKDKQIQIVREFQDDICEVVGDRLELYRVFMNLIGNAIKFTDKGTVQLRLYRSPVPNSCLVLEVEDTGIGIEKSDRASLFTRFRQGHHKRSGSGLGLHLCQRIVDAHQGKIEVASEVGRGSLFRIKLPLEMKRIPG; translated from the coding sequence ATGACAAAAATTGAACCCGAAATTGATAGAATCTTAGCCGTCGATGATTCTCCTGATAATTTATTCCTGGTGCAAGCCATCCTCGAAGAGGAGGGCTATATTATTGATTTAGCCGAAGATGGGTTTGCCGCTCTCGAACAAATCGAAGCCAATCCCCCAGATTTGATTCTTTTGGATGTGATGATGCCGAATCTGGATGGCTATGAAGTCACCCGACGACTTCGCACTCAGAGTAATTTGCCGTATATTCCTATTTTGTTGATTACGGCCCATGAAGGCTCTAGCGTGGTGAAGGGCCTCGATGTGGGTGCCGATGACTTTATCCGTAAGCCGGTGGAGATGGAGGAGTTACAGGCGCGGGTGCGATCGCTGCTGCGGCTCAAGCATAGCATCGATGAGCGCGATCGCATGGCCCGAGAACGGGAGGATTTCGTCTCGCGGCTGACGCATGATTTACGAACCCCTCTGGTGGCTGCTGATCGAATGCTCAATTTGATGCAGTCTCAGGCGTTTGGGGAGATTTCTGAGTCTATGGATGAGGCGATCGCCACCATGATTCGCAGTAACCATAATCTATTAGATATGGTGAATTTACTGTTAGAAGTCTACCGCTATGAAGCGGGGCGAAAACAGTTGACTTTTGCGCCGTTTAATCTTTGCGAAACCCTGAACGAGATTTTAGATGAACTCTCACCCATTGCTAAGGATAAACAGATTCAGATTGTCCGCGAGTTTCAAGACGATATTTGTGAGGTTGTTGGCGATCGCCTTGAACTCTATCGCGTTTTTATGAACCTGATTGGCAATGCCATTAAGTTTACCGATAAGGGAACCGTACAACTACGACTGTATCGCTCTCCTGTCCCGAACTCTTGCCTTGTCTTAGAAGTTGAAGATACGGGAATTGGCATTGAGAAGAGCGATCGCGCTAGTCTCTTTACCCGCTTTCGTCAAGGTCATCATAAACGCTCTGGAAGCGGTTTAGGCTTACATCTGTGCCAGCGAATTGTCGATGCGCATCAGGGCAAAATTGAGGTAGCTTCAGAAGTGGGTCGAGGGAGCCTATTTCGGATTAAATTACCGCTGGAGATGAAAAGGATTCCCGGATAG
- a CDS encoding sensor histidine kinase has protein sequence MIDGKIPILVIGFDVDTDSEAKGALRAFATPNPGDLTPKLRFTQHYPTTDWLPQEPMLGGILVDGDRVNPQATLTALREEFPQTPIVVVSTQTDLEATMMMAGADDCVNRQHFTAEGLAMMWRVLFRGYRRGDRPCNSSGKLFFSPGEDLDISHPGGDRQQLEARISEQSRLIAAQHQELKRQREQIRRQHLALLEASRMKSAFLSTISHELRTPLNVIIGFSQLLLRKKNSTLTPVQVQTLQCIFDNGKQLLSVINDIIERSKLEAGASELRPKGFNLVQLVMSIAGNARWLCEQKGLELKIEARVDNPRVIQDHQGVRRVVSNLLANALKFTEEGIISVRVWEVTPERLAIAVSDTGIGIAPEHLKRIFTAFDQLDNSLARNYNGVGLGLAIVDSLVKMMKGSICVESAQGEGSTFRVELPRSVVDICPSEPREQYDFLKTRAS, from the coding sequence ATGATAGATGGAAAAATCCCAATTCTGGTGATCGGCTTTGACGTTGACACGGATTCGGAGGCAAAGGGCGCCTTGCGGGCTTTTGCGACTCCCAATCCGGGCGATCTGACTCCCAAACTTCGTTTCACTCAGCATTATCCCACGACAGACTGGCTCCCCCAAGAGCCGATGTTGGGGGGAATTCTTGTGGATGGCGATCGCGTCAACCCTCAAGCGACGCTGACAGCGCTGCGAGAGGAGTTTCCCCAAACCCCGATTGTCGTCGTCAGCACTCAAACGGATTTGGAAGCGACGATGATGATGGCGGGGGCGGATGATTGTGTGAATCGTCAGCATTTCACCGCCGAGGGGCTGGCGATGATGTGGCGGGTTTTGTTTCGCGGCTACCGGAGAGGCGATCGCCCCTGCAACTCGTCAGGAAAGCTGTTTTTCAGCCCCGGAGAGGATCTCGATATTTCTCATCCTGGGGGCGATCGCCAGCAGTTGGAGGCGCGGATTAGTGAGCAAAGTCGCTTGATTGCGGCGCAACATCAGGAGTTGAAACGACAACGGGAACAGATTCGCCGTCAGCATTTGGCGCTTCTTGAAGCTTCTCGTATGAAGTCGGCGTTTCTGTCTACGATTTCTCACGAGTTACGAACGCCACTCAATGTGATTATTGGCTTTTCTCAACTTCTATTACGTAAAAAGAATAGTACTTTAACCCCAGTTCAGGTTCAAACGTTACAATGTATTTTTGACAATGGTAAACAGCTATTGTCGGTTATTAACGATATTATTGAACGCTCGAAGTTAGAGGCAGGAGCGTCTGAGCTTCGACCCAAGGGATTTAACTTGGTTCAATTGGTGATGTCGATTGCAGGAAATGCTCGCTGGCTTTGTGAACAGAAGGGACTTGAGTTGAAGATTGAGGCTCGGGTAGACAATCCTCGGGTGATTCAAGATCATCAAGGGGTTCGCCGCGTTGTCTCTAATCTTTTGGCAAATGCTCTGAAATTTACCGAGGAGGGGATAATTTCGGTGCGAGTTTGGGAAGTGACGCCTGAGCGATTGGCGATCGCTGTTTCGGATACGGGAATTGGTATTGCTCCAGAGCATTTGAAACGTATTTTTACGGCGTTTGATCAGTTAGATAATTCCCTCGCTCGCAACTATAATGGCGTGGGATTAGGCTTAGCGATTGTGGACTCCCTCGTTAAAATGATGAAGGGCAGTATTTGCGTGGAAAGTGCTCAGGGTGAAGGCTCTACCTTTCGAGTTGAGCTACCTCGCTCGGTCGTCGATATATGTCCCAGTGAGCCGCGAGAGCAATATGATTTCTTGAAAACGCGAGCTTCGTAG